TCGATGACGCCGAGGCTCCGGATGATCTCGAGAGCGCCGAGGTGAGCTTTTTGCTGCCGGACAAAACCTTTTTGCCCGACAGGCCCACCCTCAATCTTTTTCTTTACAATGTGCATGAGAACCGCGTGCTGCGCGATCCGGTGCCGATTATTGAAAAGAGCGGAACGAGCTATGTCCGTCGTACACCGCCGCTGCGGGTTGACTGCTCCTATATGGTTACGGCCTGGGGGGATGGCAGTGGCGAGGAGAAAGCCAAGAGAGAGCATCGACTGCTCAGCCAGGCCCTGCAATGGCTCAGCCGCTTTCCGGTCATTCCCGATCGCTATCTCGTCGGCAGCTTGCAGAATCCGCCGTTTCCCCATCGCACCGAGGTGGCGCTGCCGAATGGCGAAAAGAGCATGGGCGAGTTTTGGACCGCACTGGGGCAACCGCCACGGCCTTCCTTTAATCTGCTGGTGACGATTGCGATGGACTCCGGCGTAAAAATCGCAGGCCCGCTGGTAACGACACATTCCACCGGCACTGATGCCGGCGCCGGTGTGATTGACGAGACCTGGATACAAATCGGCGGCCGCGTGCTCAATCCTACGGGCCAGGGTATTGCCAATGCGCTCGTGGACATCATCGATGCCGGATTGCGGACACCAACAGATGCCGAGGGACGCTACTCCTTTCCGCGCGTGCCGGTTGGCACCCGCACCATCCGTGTGGTGGCGGTCGGGTTTGCGCCCAAAACCCAGTCCGTGCCTGTGCCGGGCCGGCCGGAGGATTATGAGATCATTTTAACCCCGCTTTAATGAAAACATTTTAAGAAAGAGGGAATACCATGCCATTCAACCCGATCAACAAAGCGCCGGGCGTTTACCTCGAGGAAGTGCAAGTGCCCGGCCCGATTGCCGGAGTCGGGACCAGCACCGCCGCCTTCATCGGCCCAGCGGAAAAAGGTCCTCTCACTATACCCACGTTTCTGACAAATCTCACACAGTTCCAAAATGCCTTCGGCGGCTATATCACGGCGCCGATGGTGTATGTCACCCATGCGGTGCGCGGGTTCTTCGACAACGGTGGGACAAGCTGCTACTTCGTGCGCGTCGGCACGGCGGTGCGGGCGTCGCGCACGTTGAACGACCGCGGCACACCAACGGCACGCCCGGCACTTGTCGTTACGGCGAAGGAAGAAGGCGTTACCGGCAACGCGATCACGGTTGAAGTGCAGGATGCCAGTATCGTTGCCACGGTTGCCGTGGTAAGGGCGCAGGCCACCTTGTCTGCCGCGTCGAATAATCAAGCCACCGTTACCGCA
The window above is part of the candidate division KSB1 bacterium genome. Proteins encoded here:
- a CDS encoding Pvc16 family protein, giving the protein MFRDLDDTLKNILDDAEAPDDLESAEVSFLLPDKTFLPDRPTLNLFLYNVHENRVLRDPVPIIEKSGTSYVRRTPPLRVDCSYMVTAWGDGSGEEKAKREHRLLSQALQWLSRFPVIPDRYLVGSLQNPPFPHRTEVALPNGEKSMGEFWTALGQPPRPSFNLLVTIAMDSGVKIAGPLVTTHSTGTDAGAGVIDETWIQIGGRVLNPTGQGIANALVDIIDAGLRTPTDAEGRYSFPRVPVGTRTIRVVAVGFAPKTQSVPVPGRPEDYEIILTPL